A genomic segment from Legionella quinlivanii encodes:
- a CDS encoding alpha/beta hydrolase, with protein sequence MLKNFALFSILFIVLGTLFIFFYQRKLIYFPAKLMPSPASFHAQDMQVVSLRTSDGLTLQSWYKPAKSGQATVLFLHGNGGHIGMRMPMARQWINHGFGVFLLEYRGYSGNPGFPSEEGFYQDAEAAIAFLRQQGVTDEHLVIYGESLGTGVATYLSATHGACALILQSPFTSLSAIARYHYPLILISPWDKYDSLSRIQDIKSPLLILHGDQDSIVPYTQGVELFEAANQPKKFIRIQDRGHNDLWGREFYQEVIQFIQRSCS encoded by the coding sequence ATGTTAAAAAATTTTGCTCTCTTTAGCATTTTATTTATTGTGCTCGGAACGCTATTCATCTTTTTTTATCAAAGAAAACTAATCTATTTTCCAGCAAAACTGATGCCAAGTCCTGCGAGTTTCCACGCTCAGGATATGCAGGTCGTGTCATTGCGGACAAGCGATGGACTGACATTGCAATCCTGGTACAAACCGGCTAAATCCGGGCAAGCTACGGTTCTTTTCCTGCATGGTAATGGAGGCCATATTGGGATGCGCATGCCGATGGCAAGGCAATGGATCAATCACGGCTTTGGGGTCTTTCTTTTAGAGTACCGAGGGTATTCGGGTAATCCCGGGTTTCCTTCAGAGGAGGGTTTTTATCAGGACGCCGAAGCGGCAATAGCCTTTTTAAGGCAGCAGGGTGTGACCGATGAACATCTGGTGATTTACGGTGAATCGCTCGGCACCGGGGTGGCTACCTATTTGTCAGCAACCCATGGCGCATGTGCTTTAATTTTGCAAAGCCCATTTACCTCGTTAAGTGCTATTGCCAGATACCATTATCCGCTGATATTGATTTCCCCCTGGGATAAATATGATTCCCTGTCGCGTATTCAGGACATCAAGAGCCCGTTGCTGATTCTTCATGGAGATCAGGACAGTATAGTGCCCTATACTCAGGGTGTTGAACTCTTTGAGGCCGCTAATCAACCCAAAAAGTTTATCCGGATTCAAGACCGAGGACATAATGATCTATGGGGCAGGGAGTTTTATCAGGAGGTCATTCAATTTATTCAGCGAAGCTGCAGCTAA
- a CDS encoding pyridoxal-phosphate dependent enzyme, translated as MIYSNILETIGHTPVVRLNKLGKELDCELYAKCEFFNPGGSVKDRIGYEMVKKAEEEGRIKPGDTLIEPTSGNTGIGIALAGAVLGYKVIITMPDKMSQEKQVALERLGAVIYRTPTEAAWNAPESHISLAIRLQKEIPNSHILDQYANPNNPNAHYHGTAEEIIEDFGKSLTMVVAGVGTGGTISGIARRLKEYNPEIQIVGVDPIGSILGGGDEIKPYDVEGIGYDFFPDVLNNQLIDRYVKINDADSFNTARRLIREEGLLVGGSSGGAAWAALQAARSLKQGDKCLVILPDSIRNYMSKFASDDWMRQQGYLNP; from the coding sequence ATGATTTATTCAAATATTCTGGAAACGATAGGACATACTCCCGTTGTACGTTTAAATAAACTGGGAAAAGAACTCGATTGTGAGCTGTATGCCAAATGCGAATTTTTCAATCCAGGAGGTTCCGTTAAGGACCGTATTGGCTATGAAATGGTAAAAAAAGCAGAGGAGGAAGGCCGCATCAAACCAGGTGACACATTGATAGAACCCACCTCAGGGAATACAGGGATTGGCATTGCCCTGGCAGGTGCGGTGCTGGGATATAAAGTGATTATTACCATGCCCGATAAAATGAGCCAGGAAAAACAAGTGGCTCTGGAGCGCTTGGGCGCTGTAATTTACAGAACCCCGACTGAAGCCGCCTGGAACGCGCCTGAAAGCCATATTTCGCTGGCCATCCGGCTGCAGAAAGAAATACCCAACTCGCATATTCTCGATCAATACGCCAATCCCAATAACCCTAACGCTCATTACCATGGCACAGCCGAAGAAATCATTGAGGATTTTGGCAAAAGCCTGACGATGGTCGTGGCAGGTGTTGGTACAGGCGGTACGATTAGCGGTATTGCCAGACGTCTTAAAGAATATAATCCTGAAATCCAGATAGTCGGCGTTGACCCGATTGGCTCTATTCTGGGCGGAGGAGATGAAATTAAACCCTATGACGTTGAAGGCATCGGCTATGATTTCTTTCCCGATGTTCTGAATAACCAGCTCATCGACCGTTATGTCAAAATCAATGATGCAGACTCTTTTAACACTGCAAGACGTCTGATTCGCGAAGAGGGCTTATTGGTAGGAGGCTCCAGCGGAGGCGCCGCCTGGGCAGCACTGCAAGCAGCAAGATCCTTAAAACAGGGTGACAAATGCCTGGTCATCCTCCCTGATTCGATCCGCAATTACATGAGCAAATTTGCGAGTGACGATTGGATGAGGCAGCAGGGATATTTGAATCCATAG
- a CDS encoding integration host factor subunit beta: protein MKPFGQEPSETRPTEVGMIKSQLIANLAAKMTHLPEKQVSDGINRILELMSEALISGQRIEIRGFGSFSLHYRPPRNAHNPKTGEKVITEAKYSPHFKPGKELRERVDSSRETIPLQGEEDDE, encoded by the coding sequence CTGAAGCCTTTTGGGCAAGAGCCTTCTGAAACGCGGCCAACCGAGGTAGGTATGATTAAATCGCAACTCATAGCAAACCTAGCTGCAAAAATGACTCACTTGCCCGAAAAGCAAGTCAGTGATGGTATCAATCGTATTCTGGAATTAATGAGTGAAGCACTTATTAGCGGTCAACGGATTGAAATTCGTGGCTTTGGCAGTTTTTCATTGCATTATCGTCCACCCAGAAATGCCCACAATCCTAAAACAGGTGAAAAAGTTATCACTGAGGCTAAATATAGTCCCCACTTTAAGCCAGGAAAAGAGTTACGTGAACGGGTAGACAGCTCCAGGG